A stretch of Equus przewalskii isolate Varuska chromosome 11, EquPr2, whole genome shotgun sequence DNA encodes these proteins:
- the B4GAT1 gene encoding beta-1,4-glucuronyltransferase 1 has protein sequence MQMSYAIRCAFYQLLLAALMLVAMLQLLYLSLLSGLHGQEEQDQYFEFFPPSPRSVDQVKAQLRTALASGGVLDASGDYRVYRGLLKTTMDPNDVILATHASVDNLLHLSGLLERWEGPLSVSVFAATKEEAQLATVLTYALSSHCPDMRARVAMHLVCPSRYEAAVPDPREPGEFALLRSCQEVFDKLARVAQPGINYALGTNVSYPNNLLRNLAREGANYALVIDVDMVPSEGLWRGLREMLDQSKQWAGTALVVPAFEIRRARRMPTDKNELLQLYQVGEVRPFYYGLCTPCQAPTNYSRWVNLPEETLLRPAYVVPWQDPWEPFYVAGGKVPTFDERFRQYGFNRISQACELHVAGFDFEVLNEGFLVHKGFKEALKFHPQKEAENQHNKILYRQFKQELKAKYPDSPRHC, from the exons ATGCAGATGTCCTACGCCATCCGGTGCGCCTTCTACCAGCTGCTGCTGGCCGCGCTAATGCTGGTGGCGATGCTGCAGCTGCTCTACCTTTCGCTGCTATCCGGGCTacacgggcaggaggagcaggaccAGTATTTCGAGTTCTTCCCCCCATCCCCGCGGTCCGTGGACCAGGTCAAGGCGCAGCTCCGCACCGCGCTGGCCTCCGGAGGCGTCCTCGACGCCAGCGGCGACTACCGCGTCTACAGGGGCCTACTGAAGACCACCATGGACCCCAACGATGTGATCCTGGCCACGCACGCCAGCGTGGACAACCTGCTGCACCTGTCCGGCCTATTGGAGCGCTGGGAGGGCCCGCTATCCGTGTCGGTGTTCGCGGCCACCAAGGAGGAGGCGCAGCTGGCCACGGTGCTGACCTACGCGCTGAGCAGCCACTGCCCCGATATGCGCGCCAGGGTTGCCATGCACCTCGTGTGCCCCTCGCGCTATGAGGCCGCCGTGCCCGACCCCAGGGAGCCGGGAGAGTTTGCCCTGTTGCGGTCCTGCCAGGAAGTCTTTGACAAGCTAGCCAGGGTGGCCCAGCCCGGGATCAATTACGCGTTGGGCACCAATGTCTCGTATCCCAATAACCTGCTGAGGAATCTGGCTCGTGAGGGGGCCAACTATGCCCTGGTTATCGATGTGGACATGGTGCCCAGCGAGGGGCTGTGGAGAGGCCTGCGGGAAATGCTGGATCAGAGCAAGCAGTGGGCGGGCACCGCGCTGGTGGTGCCTGCCTTCGAGATCCGCCGAGCCCGGCGCATGCCCACGGACAAGAATGAGCTGCTGCAGCTGTACCAGGTGGGCGAGGTGCGGCCCTTCTATTATGGGCTGTGCACGCCCTGCCAGGCGCCCACCAACTACTCCCGCTGGGTCAACCTGCCAGAAGAGACCTTGCTGAGGCCTGCCTACGTAGTCCCCTGGCAGGACCCCTGGGAGCCATTCTACGTGGCCGGAGGCAAGGTGCCCACGTTCGACGAGCGCTTTCGGCAGTACGGCTTCAATCGCATCAGCCAG GCCTGTGAGCTGCACGTGGCAGGATTTGATTTCGAGGTGCTGAACGAAGGTTTCCTGGTTCATAA
- the SLC29A2 gene encoding equilibrative nucleoside transporter 2 isoform X2, translating into MGPTYPRRKTAAASLISLTYGCTSEEESVRSVTPECPDLIQSPLCTPPTPPPEACLVERRPHSCPSTAFCAVLQGSLFGQLGTMPSTYSTLFLSGQGLAGIFAALAMLMSMASGVDAQTSALGYFITPCVGILMSIVCYLSLPHLEFARYYLAKEPSKAQGQELETKAELLHSDEKDGIPNSPLTLDLDSEKEPELEPEEPQQPGKPSVFVVFRKIWLTALCLVLVFTVTLSVFPAITAMVTSSTSPGKWSQFFNPVCCFLLFNVMDWLGRSLTSYFLWPDEDSRLLPLLVCLRVLFVPLFMLCHVPKRSRLPILFPQDAYFITFMLLFAVSNGYLMSLTMCLAPRQVLPHEKEVAGTLMTFFLALGLSCGAALSFLFKALL; encoded by the exons ATGGGCCCAACATATCCAAGAAGGAAGACAGCAGCAGCATCACTCATATCCCTG ACCTATGGCTGCACCTCAGAAGAAGAGTCAGTGAGGAGTGTTACACCAGAGTGCCCGGACCTAATCCAGAGTCCCCTGTGCACCCCGCCGACACCTCCTCCTGAGGCCTGCCTAGTGGAGCGGCGACCCCACTCTTGTCCCTCTACAGCTTTCTGTGCAGTTCTGCAGGGCAGCCTCTTCGGGCAGCTGGGCACCATGCCTTCCACCTACAGCACCCTCTTTCTCAGCggccagggcctggctgggatCTTCGCTGCCCTTGCCATGCTCATGTCCATGGCCA GTGGCGTGGATGCCCAGACCTCCGCCCTGGGGTACTTCATCACGCCCTGCGTGGGCATCCTCATGTCCATCGTGTGTTACCTGAGCCTGCCTCACCTG GAGTTTGCCCGCTACTACCTGGCCAAGGAACCATCGAAGGCTCAAGGTCAGGAGCTGGAGACCAAAGCTGAGCTCCTCCATTCTG ATGAGAAGGACGGGATTCCCAACAGCCCCCTGACTCTGGATCTTGACTCTGAGAAGGAGCCAGAGTTGGAGCCAGAGGAGCCACAACAGCCAGGAAAACCTTCAGTTTTCGTTGTCTTCCGAAAG ATCTGGCTGACGGCGCTGTGCCTTGTGTTGGTCTTCACAGTCACCCTGTCTGTCTTCCCGGCCATCACAGCCATGGTGACCAGCTCCACCAGTCCTGGGAAGTGGA gtcAGTTCTTCAACCCCGTctgctgcttccttctcttcaacGTCATGGACTGGCTGGGACGGAGCCTGACCTCCTACTTCCTGTGG CCGGACGAGGACAGCcggctgctgcccctgctggtcTGCCTGCGTGTCCTGTTTGTGCCGCTCTTCATGCTGTGCCACGTGCCCAAGAGGTCCCGGCTGCCCATCCTCTTCCCACAGGACGCCTATTTCATCACTTTCATGCTGCTCTTTGCCGTTTCCAATGGTTACCTGATGTCCCTCACCATGTGCCTGGCACCCAG GCAGGTGCTGCCACATGAGAAGGAGGTGGCCGGCACCCTCATGACCTTCTTCCTGGCCCTGGGGCTCTCCTGTGGGGccgctctctccttcctcttcaagGCGCTGCTCTGA
- the SLC29A2 gene encoding equilibrative nucleoside transporter 2 isoform X1 — MARGDVPQDSYHLVGISFFILGLGTLLPWNFFITAIPYFQGRLAGANSTAETLGTNHTGPADAFNFNNWVTLLSQLPLLLFTLLNSFLYQCIPETVRILGSLLVILLLFTLTAALVKVDVSPGPFFSITMASVWFINSFCAVLQGSLFGQLGTMPSTYSTLFLSGQGLAGIFAALAMLMSMASGVDAQTSALGYFITPCVGILMSIVCYLSLPHLEFARYYLAKEPSKAQGQELETKAELLHSDEKDGIPNSPLTLDLDSEKEPELEPEEPQQPGKPSVFVVFRKIWLTALCLVLVFTVTLSVFPAITAMVTSSTSPGKWSQFFNPVCCFLLFNVMDWLGRSLTSYFLWPDEDSRLLPLLVCLRVLFVPLFMLCHVPKRSRLPILFPQDAYFITFMLLFAVSNGYLMSLTMCLAPRQVLPHEKEVAGTLMTFFLALGLSCGAALSFLFKALL; from the exons ATGGCGCGAGGAGATGTACCGCAGGACAG CTACCACTTAGTCGGGATCAGCTTCTTTATCCTGGGCCTGGGCACTCTGCTTCCCTGGAACTTCTTCATCACGGCCATCCCG TACTTCCAGGGGAGGCTGGCAGGGGCCAACAGCACCGCCGAGACCCTGGGCACCAACCACACGGGCCCTGCAGACGCCTTCAACTTCAACAACTGGGTGACGCTGCTGTCCCAGCTGCCACTGCTGCTCTTCACTCTCCTCAACTCCTTCCTGTACCAGTG CATCCCTGAGACGGTCCGGATTCTGGGCAGCCTGCTGGTCATCCTGCTGCTCTTTACCCTGACGGCGGCGTTGGTCAAGGTGGACGTGAGCCCTGGGCCCTTCTTCTCCATCACCATGGCCTCCGTCTGGTTCATCAACT CTTTCTGTGCAGTTCTGCAGGGCAGCCTCTTCGGGCAGCTGGGCACCATGCCTTCCACCTACAGCACCCTCTTTCTCAGCggccagggcctggctgggatCTTCGCTGCCCTTGCCATGCTCATGTCCATGGCCA GTGGCGTGGATGCCCAGACCTCCGCCCTGGGGTACTTCATCACGCCCTGCGTGGGCATCCTCATGTCCATCGTGTGTTACCTGAGCCTGCCTCACCTG GAGTTTGCCCGCTACTACCTGGCCAAGGAACCATCGAAGGCTCAAGGTCAGGAGCTGGAGACCAAAGCTGAGCTCCTCCATTCTG ATGAGAAGGACGGGATTCCCAACAGCCCCCTGACTCTGGATCTTGACTCTGAGAAGGAGCCAGAGTTGGAGCCAGAGGAGCCACAACAGCCAGGAAAACCTTCAGTTTTCGTTGTCTTCCGAAAG ATCTGGCTGACGGCGCTGTGCCTTGTGTTGGTCTTCACAGTCACCCTGTCTGTCTTCCCGGCCATCACAGCCATGGTGACCAGCTCCACCAGTCCTGGGAAGTGGA gtcAGTTCTTCAACCCCGTctgctgcttccttctcttcaacGTCATGGACTGGCTGGGACGGAGCCTGACCTCCTACTTCCTGTGG CCGGACGAGGACAGCcggctgctgcccctgctggtcTGCCTGCGTGTCCTGTTTGTGCCGCTCTTCATGCTGTGCCACGTGCCCAAGAGGTCCCGGCTGCCCATCCTCTTCCCACAGGACGCCTATTTCATCACTTTCATGCTGCTCTTTGCCGTTTCCAATGGTTACCTGATGTCCCTCACCATGTGCCTGGCACCCAG GCAGGTGCTGCCACATGAGAAGGAGGTGGCCGGCACCCTCATGACCTTCTTCCTGGCCCTGGGGCTCTCCTGTGGGGccgctctctccttcctcttcaagGCGCTGCTCTGA